Proteins from a genomic interval of Chryseobacterium indologenes:
- a CDS encoding ATP-grasp domain-containing protein, whose amino-acid sequence MEEKTIVCISCYYKGYDFMDEMKKLGNKIILVTSENLKEKNWPWHAIDEVFYMPELKPSVWNLDHLIQGFSHLMKTRKVDAVVALDDYDVEKAALIRETFRIPGMGQTTHRYFRDKLAMRQKAKDSGINVPEFTAVFNDDAVNDFADKVSPPWVLKPRSEASASGIKKITSREQLHEALDTLGEERHLFLLESFKPGDVYHVDSLTFNKEIVFTSASKYLAPPMQVSHEGGVFRSKTLGRYSEEFKALEDSNAKVLSNFGLLNGATHTEFIRGREDGKWYFLETSSRVGGAHIPDLVEASSNINIWREWAKIEDALLRGTPYAISPPTGYYAGLIVALIKDKEPDYSSFECEEVVKFLPIDYHVGIVYKSANASVIQDKLDSAAQKIHAEMLNILPPKSNKLSS is encoded by the coding sequence ATGGAGGAGAAAACTATTGTATGCATTTCTTGCTATTACAAGGGCTATGATTTCATGGATGAAATGAAAAAGCTTGGTAATAAAATAATCCTGGTAACATCGGAAAATCTTAAAGAAAAAAACTGGCCGTGGCATGCTATTGACGAGGTCTTTTATATGCCCGAACTTAAGCCTTCCGTTTGGAATCTGGATCATCTGATTCAGGGATTTTCACACTTAATGAAAACCAGGAAAGTTGATGCAGTAGTTGCCCTTGATGATTATGATGTGGAAAAGGCTGCCCTGATCAGGGAAACGTTTCGTATTCCGGGAATGGGGCAGACGACCCACCGATATTTCAGAGATAAACTGGCGATGAGACAAAAGGCTAAAGACTCGGGAATCAATGTACCTGAGTTTACAGCAGTTTTCAATGATGATGCCGTTAATGATTTTGCCGATAAAGTTTCTCCTCCATGGGTATTGAAGCCCCGATCAGAAGCTTCAGCATCCGGTATTAAGAAAATCACTTCCAGAGAACAACTTCATGAGGCATTGGATACTCTTGGAGAAGAGCGTCACCTGTTTTTATTAGAAAGTTTTAAACCTGGTGATGTATATCATGTAGACAGCCTTACCTTTAATAAAGAAATTGTTTTTACTTCTGCCTCCAAATATCTGGCCCCACCCATGCAGGTTTCTCATGAGGGAGGTGTATTCAGGTCAAAAACATTAGGAAGATATTCTGAAGAATTTAAGGCTCTGGAAGACAGTAACGCTAAAGTGCTTTCCAATTTTGGGCTCCTTAACGGTGCCACTCACACCGAGTTTATCCGGGGAAGAGAAGATGGAAAATGGTACTTCCTGGAAACATCTTCAAGAGTTGGAGGCGCCCATATTCCTGATCTTGTGGAAGCATCCAGCAATATTAATATCTGGAGAGAATGGGCAAAGATTGAAGACGCCCTTTTGAGGGGTACACCATATGCCATTTCCCCACCTACCGGATATTATGCAGGGTTAATTGTTGCTTTGATCAAAGATAAAGAACCGGACTACAGCAGTTTTGAATGCGAAGAAGTTGTAAAATTTCTCCCGATAGATTATCATGTAGGTATTGTGTATAAATCTGCTAATGCCTCTGTGATTCAGGATAAATTAGATAGTGCCGCTCAGAAGATCCATGCTGAAATGCTCAATATCCTGCCTCCGAAAAGTAACAAATTAAGCAGTTAA
- a CDS encoding glucose-1-phosphate adenylyltransferase codes for MKRNVISIVLGGGRGTRLFPLTYSRSKPAVPIAGKYRLVDIPISNCLNSGLNKILVLTQFNSASLNSHIKNSYHFDIFSKGFVDILAAEQNVENESWYQGTADAVRQSMKHLEKYDYDYILILSGDQLYQMDFREMLDFHIEHGGDLTIATIPVNAKDATGFGILKSDDEGNITSFYEKPDYDMLEGLKSEVSDANKHKGKEFLASMGIYIFTRNILKKMFEEGAGDDFGKDIIPSSIGKYKTLSYQYEGYWTDIGTIESFYEANLDLCLDLPQFNLFSSSPIYTRARMLPPSKINGSYVSKAVFGDGCIIMADKIENSVIGNRTRIDKGSTIVNSYVMGADFYQNTTEIVLNDRAGRPNMGIGKYCYIEKAILDKNCYIGDNVKIIGGKHIPDGDYGTHSVQDGIVVVKKGAILPAGTHIG; via the coding sequence ATGAAACGAAACGTAATCTCCATTGTACTGGGAGGAGGCAGAGGGACAAGATTATTCCCGTTAACCTATTCGAGATCAAAACCGGCAGTACCGATTGCCGGAAAATACCGATTAGTGGATATCCCTATTTCAAATTGCCTGAATTCGGGATTGAATAAAATTCTGGTTCTGACCCAATTTAACTCAGCCTCATTAAATTCACATATTAAAAATTCCTACCACTTCGACATTTTCAGCAAGGGATTTGTAGATATTCTTGCTGCAGAACAAAATGTGGAAAACGAAAGCTGGTATCAGGGAACAGCTGATGCCGTTCGCCAGTCGATGAAGCATCTTGAAAAGTATGATTATGATTATATCTTGATCCTTTCCGGAGATCAGCTCTATCAGATGGATTTTAGAGAAATGCTGGACTTTCATATTGAACATGGGGGTGATCTTACCATCGCCACGATTCCTGTGAATGCAAAAGATGCAACCGGTTTTGGAATTTTGAAATCCGACGACGAAGGAAATATTACTTCTTTCTACGAGAAACCGGATTATGATATGCTGGAAGGTCTGAAATCTGAAGTATCCGACGCGAATAAGCATAAAGGAAAGGAGTTTCTCGCCTCTATGGGAATCTATATTTTTACCAGAAATATCCTGAAAAAGATGTTTGAAGAAGGGGCCGGTGATGATTTCGGAAAAGATATCATTCCAAGCTCAATCGGAAAATATAAAACATTAAGCTATCAATACGAAGGGTATTGGACGGATATCGGAACGATAGAATCATTCTACGAAGCCAATCTTGATCTTTGTCTTGATCTTCCCCAATTTAACCTGTTTTCGTCTTCTCCAATCTATACAAGAGCAAGAATGCTTCCGCCATCGAAAATTAATGGTTCTTATGTAAGTAAAGCAGTTTTCGGAGACGGATGTATCATCATGGCTGATAAAATAGAAAATTCAGTTATAGGAAACAGAACCCGTATCGATAAAGGAAGTACCATCGTAAATTCTTATGTAATGGGTGCGGATTTCTATCAGAATACAACCGAAATTGTCCTCAACGACAGAGCTGGCCGCCCCAATATGGGAATCGGAAAATACTGCTATATAGAAAAGGCAATCCTTGATAAAAACTGCTACATCGGCGACAATGTCAAAATCATCGGCGGCAAACATATTCCGGACGGCGATTATGGAACTCATTCTGTACAGGATGGTATTGTGGTGGTGAAGAAAGGTGCAATACTGCCTGCAGGGACGCATATAGGATAA
- a CDS encoding alpha/beta hydrolase, with product MKFELYTEEKDERPVWITGNFNKWDPKDDNYRLTQIDSSNYSIEIDDSLLPDDIEYKFTKGGWENVELDRYGNITPNRKVKKVIGKVSDTVDQWRLNWGPFKEEFSPIAEVISEEFYIPQLDRYRKVWALLPHDYYISNEAYPVLYLQDAQNLFNEGSDFGNWEIDKKLSILSEYGRGDVIIIAIEHGSQNRIKEYIFDNDNVASGSEGKKYIRFITDTLKPFVDEHYRTKKDRENTGIGGSSLGALISIYSGFLYPEVYSKLLIFSPSLWVEPNNNFPMMNFRVPYKTKIYLYGGGQEGSKMVKRIRIFEDYLKKWEKKNLFDFEFRTSINPEGTHSEFYWSQEFPRAIEWLFYNNTENPVEVKPQQQSIKN from the coding sequence ATGAAGTTCGAACTCTATACAGAAGAAAAGGATGAAAGACCGGTTTGGATCACCGGAAATTTCAACAAATGGGACCCGAAAGATGACAATTACCGGCTTACACAAATCGATTCCAGCAATTATTCCATAGAAATTGATGACTCCCTACTTCCTGACGATATTGAATATAAATTCACCAAAGGAGGTTGGGAAAATGTGGAACTCGACCGATATGGAAATATTACGCCAAACCGGAAAGTAAAAAAAGTGATCGGGAAAGTTTCGGACACGGTAGACCAATGGCGATTGAACTGGGGCCCTTTTAAAGAAGAGTTTTCCCCTATTGCAGAAGTGATTTCGGAAGAATTTTATATTCCTCAACTCGACCGGTATCGTAAAGTCTGGGCTTTGTTACCTCATGACTATTATATTTCTAATGAAGCGTATCCGGTTTTATATCTTCAGGATGCCCAAAACCTGTTTAATGAAGGAAGTGATTTCGGTAATTGGGAAATTGATAAAAAATTATCCATACTTTCAGAGTATGGTCGCGGTGATGTGATTATTATTGCTATTGAACATGGCAGCCAGAACAGGATTAAGGAATATATTTTTGATAATGACAATGTAGCCAGTGGCTCAGAGGGAAAAAAGTATATCCGGTTCATTACCGATACGTTAAAACCGTTTGTAGATGAGCATTACCGGACTAAAAAAGACCGTGAAAATACAGGAATCGGAGGAAGTTCATTGGGTGCTCTCATCAGTATTTACAGTGGTTTTCTTTATCCGGAAGTGTATTCAAAACTATTGATCTTCTCCCCTTCCCTTTGGGTGGAACCTAATAATAACTTCCCGATGATGAATTTCAGGGTTCCCTATAAAACAAAAATTTATTTATACGGCGGTGGCCAAGAAGGATCTAAAATGGTAAAAAGGATCCGTATTTTTGAAGACTATCTGAAAAAGTGGGAAAAAAAGAACCTGTTTGATTTTGAGTTCAGAACCAGCATTAATCCTGAAGGGACGCATAGTGAGTTTTACTGGTCTCAGGAATTTCCGAGAGCGATAGAATGGCTGTTCTATAATAATACTGAAAATCCGGTTGAAGTAAAACCACAACAACAAAGCATTAAAAACTAA
- a CDS encoding glycogen synthase codes for MVIYHLSTECYPVAKVGGLADVVGALPKYQNKIKNIEAKVVMPWYNKPFVYDHEFEVVFDGFIHQGPNMLQVQVMKEKTNVLGFELYMVKIPGLLDRDNPYGYQDESFQFIAFQHGVLHWLTAMKIRPDVLHCHDYHTGLVPFMVGNCPEFEFLKGVKTIGTIHNGEYQGMMSWNMANYLPSFDHYKWGLLDWNGLINPLASMIKCADAFTTVSEGYLEELFVSFRGLESLVRQEFGKAYGIINGIDTEVWNPETDPMLDFNFNSKNAVLQKKKNKEKLCKEYGLKPELPLFAFIGRFATEKGADLLPDVVWRSIKQSYGALNIMILGSGNTYIENKLKEYDYIYSNFAVDLGYKEHLSHKIYASADFLLMPSRVEPCGLNQMYSMRYGTVPVVRYTGGLRDTVEDISTGGAGLNFSYPGVDDVVHAMNRALAIYHQKGVMEDLIQANMSFDFAWEKSAEKYMALYNS; via the coding sequence ATGGTTATTTATCATTTAAGTACAGAATGTTATCCCGTAGCAAAAGTAGGAGGCCTTGCAGACGTTGTTGGGGCATTGCCGAAATATCAGAATAAGATAAAAAACATAGAGGCCAAGGTAGTAATGCCCTGGTATAATAAACCGTTTGTCTATGATCATGAATTTGAAGTGGTTTTTGACGGGTTTATTCATCAGGGACCCAATATGCTGCAGGTTCAGGTCATGAAAGAAAAAACAAATGTTTTGGGATTTGAATTATATATGGTGAAAATTCCGGGATTACTGGACCGGGATAATCCCTACGGCTATCAAGATGAAAGCTTCCAGTTCATTGCCTTTCAACATGGAGTATTGCATTGGCTGACGGCCATGAAAATTCGTCCTGATGTTTTACACTGCCATGATTACCATACCGGATTGGTGCCTTTCATGGTCGGAAATTGCCCTGAATTTGAATTCCTGAAAGGAGTAAAAACCATCGGAACAATCCATAATGGAGAATATCAGGGAATGATGAGCTGGAATATGGCAAATTATTTGCCTTCATTTGATCATTACAAATGGGGACTGCTGGATTGGAACGGATTGATCAATCCTTTGGCAAGTATGATTAAATGTGCTGATGCCTTTACCACAGTATCAGAGGGATATTTGGAAGAACTTTTTGTAAGTTTCCGTGGTTTGGAAAGTCTGGTGCGCCAGGAATTCGGAAAAGCCTATGGAATTATTAATGGTATAGATACTGAAGTATGGAATCCTGAAACAGATCCGATGCTGGATTTTAATTTTAACAGTAAAAATGCCGTTCTCCAAAAGAAAAAAAATAAGGAAAAGCTTTGTAAAGAATATGGGCTGAAACCTGAACTTCCTTTATTTGCTTTTATCGGAAGATTTGCGACAGAAAAAGGAGCAGACCTGTTGCCCGATGTTGTCTGGAGAAGTATCAAACAGAGCTATGGCGCTTTAAATATTATGATCCTCGGGTCAGGTAATACGTATATTGAGAATAAACTGAAAGAATATGATTATATCTACAGCAATTTTGCAGTAGATCTGGGCTATAAAGAACATCTTTCCCATAAAATCTATGCCTCAGCAGACTTTCTTTTGATGCCTTCAAGAGTAGAGCCTTGCGGGCTGAATCAGATGTACTCCATGAGATATGGTACTGTGCCTGTAGTAAGATATACGGGAGGCCTGAGAGACACGGTAGAAGATATTTCAACCGGCGGTGCGGGTCTGAATTTTTCCTATCCCGGAGTAGATGATGTTGTACATGCAATGAACAGGGCATTGGCAATCTATCACCAGAAAGGAGTGATGGAAGACCTGATTCAGGCCAATATGAGCTTTGATTTTGCCTGGGAAAAATCTGCTGAAAAATATATGGCTTTATACAATAGTTAA
- a CDS encoding esterase, with product MPHIEHTDYYSNILGISLKVEVTGHYGHPVIMFPTSQGQYTQNHDFHLNGSINWFVEQGKVKLYNIETIDSRSFYDNTISPQQRIRNYERYVQFLIKEFVPYIQKLHKTHRVAVAGASFGGYHAANFAFRFPDVVSHLFCLSGAFSIRSFMDGFSDDLVYFNCPREFIRNDESWKYKHMHIVLSTSDQDICKEKNVEMAEILRAKGIDFWYDERKWIGHDWPLWRMVFPTFIGAYFS from the coding sequence ATGCCGCATATAGAACATACAGATTATTATTCTAATATTTTGGGTATAAGCCTTAAAGTAGAAGTAACCGGACATTACGGTCATCCCGTTATTATGTTCCCGACTTCTCAGGGGCAATATACCCAGAACCATGACTTTCACCTTAACGGAAGTATCAATTGGTTTGTAGAACAGGGAAAAGTAAAGCTATATAATATCGAAACCATCGATAGCCGGAGCTTTTACGACAATACTATATCGCCTCAGCAGAGAATAAGAAATTACGAAAGATATGTTCAGTTTTTGATTAAAGAGTTTGTCCCATATATTCAAAAACTTCATAAAACCCATCGTGTGGCCGTTGCAGGAGCAAGCTTTGGAGGATATCATGCTGCCAACTTTGCTTTCAGGTTTCCGGATGTGGTTTCTCATTTATTTTGTCTTTCGGGCGCTTTCAGCATAAGAAGTTTTATGGATGGATTTTCAGACGACCTTGTTTATTTTAACTGTCCGAGAGAATTTATAAGAAATGATGAATCCTGGAAATATAAACATATGCACATCGTACTGAGCACTTCCGACCAGGATATCTGTAAAGAAAAGAATGTGGAAATGGCTGAAATTTTAAGAGCAAAAGGTATTGATTTCTGGTATGATGAAAGAAAGTGGATCGGCCACGACTGGCCCCTGTGGAGAATGGTATTTCCAACATTTATAGGAGCTTATTTCTCTTAA
- the glgB gene encoding 1,4-alpha-glucan branching protein GlgB, producing MNSVKTYTLFTDEDVYLFKEGRHYKLYDKFGVHSAEKEGKKGVYFSVWAPNAKKVSVIGNFNNWNHKDHILFPRWDESGIWEGFIEGLTWGTLYKYAIETIGGEILEKSDPYAVSWEQNIQAASLVSTTWYEWNDQEWMENRWKKNNLEAPISVYELHLGSWIRDEDNPERFLNYRDIAGRLVPYVKEMGFTHVELMPVMEYPYEPSWGYQITGFFAATSRFGSPQDLMFLIEELHQNHIGVILDWVPSHFPGDANGLYRFDGSHLYEHEDPKRGFHPDWKSHIFNYGKNEVKSFLISNAMFWLDRYHADGLRVDAVTSMLHLDYSRNEGEWEPNIYGDNVNLEAKAFLQEFNTAVYKEFGNNIITIAEESSDFPLLTKPVHDGGVGFGMKWMMGWMHDTLDYFKEDFGNRKFHHHKLTFASMYMYNENYIMPLSHDEVVHGKASLIYKMKGDEWQKFANLRTLYVYMYTHPGAKLLFMGDEFGQTGEWNFTKSLDWHLLQYPVHKGLQDLVKELNRLYTTEPAFYENQFDKHGFEWVEADDLENSVYVYVRKGKRRDDQLMIILNLAPKVLDYKIGISQGTHWKVIFNSDAEHYSGSGVMPEILEEKYEEWRGHRKTMTIQLPPLAGIILRKHKDKKYKLHRIKHRR from the coding sequence ATGAATTCTGTTAAAACCTATACGCTTTTCACCGATGAAGATGTTTATCTTTTTAAAGAAGGAAGACATTATAAGCTGTATGACAAATTTGGAGTTCATTCTGCGGAAAAAGAAGGAAAAAAGGGAGTTTATTTTTCTGTTTGGGCACCCAATGCAAAGAAGGTTTCTGTTATTGGCAATTTTAATAACTGGAATCATAAAGACCATATTCTGTTTCCCAGATGGGATGAATCAGGAATCTGGGAAGGGTTTATTGAAGGCCTCACGTGGGGAACTTTGTACAAATATGCCATTGAAACGATAGGAGGTGAGATCCTGGAAAAAAGTGACCCTTATGCGGTGAGCTGGGAACAGAACATTCAGGCAGCTTCACTGGTTTCGACGACCTGGTATGAATGGAATGACCAGGAATGGATGGAGAACCGCTGGAAGAAAAATAATCTTGAAGCACCGATATCTGTGTACGAACTGCATCTTGGTTCCTGGATAAGAGATGAAGATAATCCTGAACGTTTTCTGAATTACCGGGACATCGCAGGCAGACTTGTGCCCTATGTGAAAGAAATGGGGTTTACCCACGTGGAATTGATGCCCGTTATGGAGTATCCTTATGAGCCGAGCTGGGGATACCAGATTACAGGTTTTTTTGCAGCAACCTCCCGTTTTGGATCCCCTCAGGATTTAATGTTTTTAATTGAGGAACTTCATCAAAACCATATTGGAGTAATCCTGGATTGGGTACCTTCCCATTTTCCAGGTGATGCTAACGGATTGTATCGCTTTGACGGTTCACATTTATATGAGCACGAAGATCCTAAAAGAGGATTTCATCCTGACTGGAAATCACATATTTTCAATTATGGTAAGAATGAAGTGAAATCTTTTCTGATTTCCAATGCGATGTTTTGGCTGGACCGTTATCATGCAGATGGTTTACGGGTAGATGCCGTCACCTCTATGCTTCATCTCGATTATTCAAGAAATGAAGGAGAATGGGAACCCAATATATATGGCGACAATGTAAATCTGGAAGCCAAAGCTTTTCTACAGGAATTCAATACGGCAGTATACAAAGAATTTGGAAACAATATTATAACCATTGCTGAAGAAAGTTCAGATTTTCCTTTACTCACAAAACCGGTTCACGATGGTGGAGTCGGTTTTGGCATGAAATGGATGATGGGATGGATGCACGACACCCTGGATTATTTTAAAGAAGATTTTGGCAATAGGAAATTCCATCATCATAAACTTACATTTGCTTCTATGTATATGTATAATGAAAATTACATAATGCCTTTGTCCCATGACGAAGTCGTACACGGAAAAGCAAGCTTAATTTATAAAATGAAAGGTGATGAATGGCAGAAGTTTGCCAATCTTCGTACCTTGTACGTATATATGTATACCCATCCCGGAGCGAAACTTCTATTCATGGGAGATGAATTTGGACAAACGGGTGAATGGAATTTTACGAAGAGTTTAGACTGGCATTTGCTGCAATATCCTGTACATAAAGGATTGCAGGATCTGGTAAAGGAGCTGAATCGCTTGTATACCACAGAACCGGCCTTTTATGAAAACCAATTTGATAAACACGGATTTGAATGGGTGGAAGCCGATGATCTTGAAAATTCAGTCTATGTATATGTAAGGAAGGGAAAAAGACGCGATGACCAACTGATGATCATTCTGAATCTGGCTCCAAAGGTATTGGATTATAAAATAGGTATTTCACAGGGGACACACTGGAAGGTTATTTTCAACTCTGATGCTGAACACTACAGTGGTAGTGGGGTAATGCCAGAAATCCTTGAAGAAAAATATGAAGAATGGCGTGGTCACCGGAAAACGATGACCATACAATTACCTCCGCTCGCCGGAATTATTTTAAGAAAGCATAAAGACAAAAAATATAAATTACACAGAATTAAACATAGAAGATAA